The Usitatibacter rugosus genome segment CACGAGTTCGCCGAATCTCGCACCAGCCTCGTGGCCGAGATCGGCGGAGACGACGATCGACCCCCGATCTGCTTCACCGGCCACATCGATGTCGTGCCGCTCGGCGCCGCCCCGTGGTCGCACGACGCGTTCGCGGGCGAGACCGAGGGCGACAAGCTCTACGGTCGCGGCTCCACCGACATGAAGAGCGGCATCGCGGCACTGGTGGCCGCCGCGATCGAGCTCGCGCCGCAGCTCGCCAAGGGACCCGGCCTCGTCGTCGTCATCACCGCCGGCGAGGAAGTCGGCTGCGAGGGCGCGCGATTCCTCGCCGACCACAAGCTCCTGCCGCGCGCGGGCGCGATCGTCGTCGCGGAGCCCACGGCGAACTATCCGTACATCGGCCACAAGGGTCTCGCCTGGTTCGAGATCGAGACCACGGGCGTCACGGCGCACGGCTCGATGCCCGAGGTCGGCGACAACGCGATCCTCAAGATGGCGAAGGTGATCGGCGACCTCGAGCATTTCGAGTTCCCGGTGCACTCGCATGCGGTGATGGGCAAGCCCACGATGAACGTCGGCACGATCCACGGCGGCCTCAACACCAACTCGGTGCCCGACCGCGCGAAGATCACCGTCGACACGCGCACCGTGCCCGGCATCGACCACGTGCACCTGTGCCACTCGATCGAAGCGCTGCTCGCACCCCGCGGAGCGCACGTCCGCAAGATCGTCGATACGGCGCCGCTCTACACGGAGCCTTCGAACGAATGGGTGCAGCAGGTCTTCGAGACGTGCACGCCGCTGCTCGACGGACGCCCGACGCCGAAGACCATCACCTTCTCCACCGACGGCGCGGATCTCAAGCGCGGCTTCGGCGGCCCGCCCGCCGTGATCCTCGGCCCCGGCGAGCCCACCCTCGCCCACCAGACGGACGAGTGGTGCTCGATGACGCGCATCGAGCAATCCGTGGATCTCTTCAAGACCTTGATGCTTCGCTGGAAGTGAACGTCATTCCCGCGAAGGCGGGAATCCAGCCTGGGCCCCCGCCTACGCGGGGGCGACGACTCACACCGAGATCGCGAGCTTGATGCCCGTCGCGATCAGGAAGAGCGCGAAGATGCGACGCAGCGTGGCGCCACGAAGCTTGTGCGCGAGCCGCGCGCCGAACGGCGCCACGAGCACGCTGGTGGCCGAGATCCCCACGAACGCCGGCAGGTAGACGAAGCCCAGGCTCCACTCGGGAAGACCGGGGACGGTCCATCCCGCGATGGCGTAGCCGACGGTGCCCGCGATCGCGAGCGGGAAGCCCATCGCGGCGCAGGTCCCGATGGCGCGGTGCACGGTCATGCTGCACCACGTGAAGAACGGCACGCCGATCGCGGCGGCGCCGCCGCCGAAGAGGCTCGACGCCGTGCCGATGAAGAACGCCCAGCCGCGCAGGCCGCTGGCGCCCGGAAGCTCGCGGCGCTGCGTCGGCTTGAGGTCGAAGACCATCGTCACGATCATCACGGCCATGAACGCGAGGAAGACGACCTTCAGCACGCCCGTCGGCACGAAGCGAGCGACGACCACGCCGGCCAGCACGCCCGCGAAGAGACCCGGCACCATCGTCTTCACGATCGGCCAGTCGACGGCGCCGTGCTTGTGATGGGTGCGGAACGAGGACCACGCGCCCGCCATGATGGCCGCGAGCGACGTGCCGATCGCCATGTGCATGATGAAGGCCGGGGGGAAGCCGTGCGCCGCGAACATCAGCGCCAGCGAGGACACGATGATGAGCCCGCCGCCGATGCCCAGCAGCCCCGCGAGGAACCCGACGACGGCGCCGATGCCCAGGTAGGCGCCGAGCTCCGCTAGCGGCATCTCACTTCAGCTTCGCGGTGATGAACTTCCACTCGGCTGCCGTGACGGGGGTGATCGACAGGCGGTTGCCCTTGCGCAGCGTCACCATCTCCGCGAGCTGCGGGTAGCCGCGCATTTCCTCCAGCGGCATGGGACGCGTCTTCCTGGCGAGCTTCACGTCCACGAGCATCCAGCGCGGCTCCTCTTTCTTCGCCTTGGGGTCGTAGTACGGGCTCTTCTTCTGGAACTGCGTGTCGTCGGGATAGGACGTGCTCGCGACTTCCGCCAGGCCGTAGATGCCGGGGACTTCGCAGCTCGAGTGGTAGAAGAGCACGCCGTCGCCCACCGTCATGGAATCGCGCATGTAGTTGCGCGCCATGTAGTTGCGAACGCCGAACCAGGGGGTGGACTGCTTGGGGGCCGCGACGAGATCGTCTATGGAAAACTCGTCGGGCTCGGACTTCATCAACCAGTAATTCATCGCGATTCCCTGCGGTGTTCGCCCAGGCCGCTAACCTGAACCCAGAGGTTCAAGGCGGTCACCCACCGCGCGCCGCAGGTACGTCCGACGTGGGACGCGCACAATAGCGCACTGAGCGGGCGTCCATTTCATACCACTTATCGGTTCAAGGATTTGAGCCTGGACGAACGCCGCAGGAAACCGAAAACGCCTAGAACAAATTGTCCTGGTCCGACGCGAGCGCCGATTCCAGCGTCTCCTGCATGGCAACGATTCTACGCCGAACGGCGGCGCTGTCGCCACCGGAATCGCCGCCCTTGCGCGACAACATTTCGTGCGCGATGTTCAACGCGGCCATGATCGCGATGCGCTCGTTGCCGACGACCTTGCCGGTGTCGCGCACTTCCTTCATGCGGCGGTTCAGGAAATCGACGGACG includes the following:
- a CDS encoding M20 family metallopeptidase, which encodes MTARIDPRSLTRELLRYNTINPPGMERACARHLGGLLESAGFAVKYHEFAESRTSLVAEIGGDDDRPPICFTGHIDVVPLGAAPWSHDAFAGETEGDKLYGRGSTDMKSGIAALVAAAIELAPQLAKGPGLVVVITAGEEVGCEGARFLADHKLLPRAGAIVVAEPTANYPYIGHKGLAWFEIETTGVTAHGSMPEVGDNAILKMAKVIGDLEHFEFPVHSHAVMGKPTMNVGTIHGGLNTNSVPDRAKITVDTRTVPGIDHVHLCHSIEALLAPRGAHVRKIVDTAPLYTEPSNEWVQQVFETCTPLLDGRPTPKTITFSTDGADLKRGFGGPPAVILGPGEPTLAHQTDEWCSMTRIEQSVDLFKTLMLRWK
- a CDS encoding sulfite exporter TauE/SafE family protein, with the translated sequence MPLAELGAYLGIGAVVGFLAGLLGIGGGLIIVSSLALMFAAHGFPPAFIMHMAIGTSLAAIMAGAWSSFRTHHKHGAVDWPIVKTMVPGLFAGVLAGVVVARFVPTGVLKVVFLAFMAVMIVTMVFDLKPTQRRELPGASGLRGWAFFIGTASSLFGGGAAAIGVPFFTWCSMTVHRAIGTCAAMGFPLAIAGTVGYAIAGWTVPGLPEWSLGFVYLPAFVGISATSVLVAPFGARLAHKLRGATLRRIFALFLIATGIKLAISV
- a CDS encoding EVE domain-containing protein, with the translated sequence MNYWLMKSEPDEFSIDDLVAAPKQSTPWFGVRNYMARNYMRDSMTVGDGVLFYHSSCEVPGIYGLAEVASTSYPDDTQFQKKSPYYDPKAKKEEPRWMLVDVKLARKTRPMPLEEMRGYPQLAEMVTLRKGNRLSITPVTAAEWKFITAKLK
- a CDS encoding cell division protein ZapA, with the protein product MKDAAEKGALTITVLGREFRVGCPEGEEKQLLASVDFLNRRMKEVRDTGKVVGNERIAIMAALNIAHEMLSRKGGDSGGDSAAVRRRIVAMQETLESALASDQDNLF